In Corvus cornix cornix isolate S_Up_H32 chromosome 17, ASM73873v5, whole genome shotgun sequence, the DNA window GCCATCGCTGCTGTGTCAATGGATAAAGCTGGGAGGAAGATCCTCCTTTTTGTATCAGGTATGGctctctctgcttctcccaCTCTCTTCCCAAGGGAAGCTCTTATGGAAGGATTTTCAGGAGCTCTGCAAATGTGCAGGAGTGGAAACTTCAGCCCTACAGGGCTcaggaagggaggcagggaggtCTCTTTCCCTTGGTGGTGGTTCAGCTCCTCAGCAGGGGCATTCCCAGGAGCTTGGCTTGGAGGGGATCACTCACCCATCATTTCCACTGTGCCTCTCTCCACAGCTGGTGTCATGTTGGTCTCCAACCTGACCATGGGGCTCTACATCCACTTCGTGCCAGCTTCTCACAATAGCACCGTGGCCAACACGACCCTGGTGAGCTCTGCCAACCTCCCTGCTGAGCCGACAAACTACATCACCCTCATCCCCCTCCTGGCAATCATGTTCTTCATCATGGGTAGGTGCAGAGAGCACAGGACTGGCCACCAGCCAGGGGAGGGTGTTTCTCACCCGAGGCAGGGTGACACGGAGCAAGGAGATTGGGTTTGGAGTTGGAAGGAAGGCACATGTCcctggaaaagcaagaaagatgGCATCTGAAGTCACTTTGAGGAATGACACAAATGGGGGAGATAATGATTGCTGGGGTGGCAGGGCAGGATCACACAGGGCTCTTCTGCACTCCTCAGGGGCCTTCAAAGCCTcactcccttcccctcctcccctgcagGTTATGCCATGGGCTGGGGCCCCATCACTTGGCTGCTGATGTCGGAGATCCTCCCTCTCAAAGCCCGTGGGGTGGCCTCGGGCCTCTGTGTGGTCGTGAGCTGGCTGACAGCCTTCACCCTGACCCAGTTCTTCCTCCCAGCCGTGGTGGGTACTGCCCGGGGCGGGTCCCCTCCTCAGCCCCTCTCTGCACCAGCtcacagctgttttctgcccCACTTTCCAGAATGCCTTCGGCCTCGAGGTGCCCTTCCTGTTCTTCGCCGTCATCAGTGCTGGGAACATCTTATTCACAGGCTGCTGTGTCCCTGAAACCAAAGGCAGGTCCCTGGAGCAGATCGAGGCCTTTTTCAGGACTGGCCGGAGGTCGTTCCTGAGGTAGGACCTGCCCTTGCCCAGGCTCGAGGGCAAAGCAAACTTGTGCTGCTGAAAGTGGAAGCTGGAGCTCCctgtgggagaggaaggggcaGCAATGATCATCTTGCTCTGGCTGTAGAAGTTGCCAGCGGGAACTTTACCTTCTCTTCCTATCACCCAACACTACCTGTGGCTCTCTGCACAACCTGCCAGTccctgggatgggagcaggcAACCAGGGCCAGGAGACAGAGGTGCCCTGGAAGAATAAAGGTGTGGCTGTGACAGGACACCATGGTTGTCCTCTGAGAGTCTGAGGGGTTGGCAGGGGCAGAGTTTAGAGCTGGAGCCGTTCTGGCAAAAGCTCATCATGTAGCTGCAAGaataaaacagttttgcttCCAACTGCAAGACATTGCCTTGATTTGCACAgaaggcagggatgggagaggcagagcaggactgTGACAAGGGGaccacagcagcctgcagctccccagaggAGCCTCAGGCACTCAAGGACCGTGAAAGAGGCAGAGCCAGATCTTTTGTATAAAAAGCTGCCACGTTTTATTGCTCTAAAAACACACATTACACTAGAAGCCTAATGAACAAGACCAAATACAGCTCACAAAGACGACCCAGGACAAAAGAACGGGAACAGACAAACATTCAGCTGTAGTGCAAGTGATTCCCTGTAGGAAAGACACAGTGAGTACTGACAACACCTTGTGCTAGGGTGGGTCCTTCCCACCGCGGGGTCTGACCCACCCACAAAGAGGGAGGTGGATGTGCCTCCACCACGGTTGTGTGAAGCCTCCACCTCCATCACTTTGAGATTTCAACTGCATAGTTAGTAGCAAATCAGTCTTACCCCTTTCCTGTGTGTCCTGAAAGATTAAGAActttttataaagtatttttttagaGCTAACCCGAGGTAAAACATGGCTGCAGGAAGTGGTTGTGGCTGTGAGGAACAAATGGCCTTGCTGAGTCCAACCTGATTCCTCCCAAAAGGGCAGAAGCAcaaaggctgggctgggacatgATGTGCCCAAGCACTTGTCCAAGCTCCTGAAATGCACTTGGCACCCCGAGGGCTGGTAGAAATGCTGGCATCCTCCCATTCCTGGGACGTTCAGCCTGCTGTCACAAGGAAGCAGGGGGTAGAACAGCTTGTTTGACCCAGCCCTCCAGATGTGCCAGCTGCCATTTCACTCTACTGCAGCAGGAGACGAGAAATCACCTAAGAGAAGATGTGCTTTATCACagcattaatttaaaacagcCTAGGACAGAGGGAGAGTGATGggccaaaataaaaaacacagaaaacattcaGTATTAAACCTACCCTTTGCTGCTGAGACCCTTTTCCAGAAAGATGTTCAGCCCTGGCTGGAACACAACTTTTTCTAAGCATGGCCTGACTACGAGAGGTCTCAAGAGCCTCTGGTTTCCACTGACCTTCTGAAGATCAGGATTTCTGGCAGCCCTGTGCTCGAGCATTCTCTTTCTCACATGGCTATGGACCAGGTCTCGGTATCTTCACTTCAGTGAAACCCTTCCCTGAAGACAGTGGatgttttttcctgaggaaaaaatgaCAGAGATGAATTGAGCTTCCCAGGGCTCGGCCTAAGGAGGAAATGCCCCACTAGGAAATGAGGTTGGACTCTTCAGCTCCTGCAAGGACCTCAGTGGAGAAACATTCTCTGAGTGACCTCCTTTCTTCAGCACAGAAAGTCCGAGGGCTTTTGCTACAACGTTTGGAGTCTGAGAAATCACAGTGGCTCTTTCCAGAGGTAGAATGGTCTCTTTAttcactgcacacacagagaatcAATGGGTGTTAcaaaagcagctcctgcccagagcagaaagctctgctctgcctttcacGCCCAGTGGGCAGCCCCAGGGGACACGGAGCTGCCACGCACGAGTGGCACAGGCGTGGAAGAGTGGCACAGTGCATAAATGCTGCCCTGGCGACTGCTGTGACAGGCCACTGCTCCCCAGGGGTCCCTCCACTCTTGGGGCCAACAACTCGCTGTCCTCAGCGCATCGCCCGCCCCCGAGCTCTCACATCGTCTCCTTTCCGAGCAGAACCTCTTCCACAGAGCCCCTGTGGATCAGCCATCTGGCCTGGATGCCCTCAGCAGGGGTTGGGTTGAGCCTGGGAAACCTCCAGAGCAGGGTTTGAACTTCGTTTGTCCTTGCACAGCTCCAAGCACCCCGAGGGTGCCTCTAAACACAACTAACAACCACCATGCACTGGCATTTAACTACTGCGATGCTACTACTCTAAAGCTCCTTCCTATCTCCACCAAGCAGGCCCACATGGAGGTGAGACCATCCACTGTCTGTCACTACAGCTCTTAAAAGCCATGGGTGCTGTCACCAAGCCTGTCTGCAATGGTGGCAGCATCCAGCTTGGTTCCAGCTGCACACACCAGCCAAAATTCCCAAGGGTTCCCACTCCAGACAGGCCCCTGTAGGAGTAACCACGCTTGGAGCACAGATCTGAGACACCTCCAGTGTGGCAGGCACAGACCCTTCAAGCACTTGTGGCCAAAGGCTCCAGCTTGGCTCTTTCAGAGGAGTCCCTGAGGCCCATTTTCAGCTCAGGGCTGAGCTTTGCCACCCGCTCACAGTGGCAGATTGATGCAGATTGTTCCCTTGCCTCAGCCCCAGGGTCGGACCCTGCTGCCACAAAACACACGgtgacagcactgctgggactTCTGCCTCAGTGCCAAGGGTGCAGAGCTGTGTCAAGGagcacccagcacccagctgccccagccccaggagccaTGGCAGGAGGACAGTCAGACTAAGCCAACGAGGGTCCCACCAGTTCTGTGCTTCCCCAGAGCACCCTGGAAGTCTCAGCCCTTCACCTCTGCTTTGCCTTTCGCCTCCTGTCACTAAAGCTACTGCAGAACTACTCACAGAGCAAAGCTGTCACTACCAGAGACATTTACATGCATCACTCTGCAACATTCCTCTACTAAACACTACAGAACTCCCCACATCCCCCTGAAATCAAAGCACGTGCCCATTCCTGAGGCAGGACGCTGCCCTTGCAGCACCCACAGGTTATTCCCTCTGGAGTATCCCAgattcctcctgcagcacccatccctgcaggcagcaggagcctgtgGGCCAATGGCCCACGCACTGCATTCAGCACCAgggatcagcccagggctggaggctccaaaccagcacagcttttatggaaaaaagctgcctttatggaaaaaaatccaggctgGTGGTGCCTGCTCTGCATCCCAGACAAGGGGTGTCAGAGCAATCCCAGTTCAAAGGCCGGGAGGAATGGGGCTTAGCACAAAAAGGGCCACATCCAGCTGCAAGGGCCTCTGGAAATCCTAACCAGTGTGAATCCTCACAGCTCCTGAGCCCcagggcagaagcagcagctcacaggagCCAGCTTGAGGAAGGGCAGGGTCTAAAGAGAGTTCTCAGCATGGGCTGAGACCCCTCTGACAGACAGCACCCGGcctccagcagcatttctcagaCCACAGCACAACCCCTCTGTACCCAAGGATTCAAATGGGGACACAGAGTGCTGGTGGCTTCCCCAATTCAGCAGTTACAGCCcagttttcctcccttctctctcccagaAGAGGGGGGAAACACAGTTTGTCAAGCTTGTGGGCCAGAACAAGACAAAGGGGTCAAAGGACAACACACTTCTTTGGAAGAGTCTGAGAAACTCTGAAGGCTGAAATTGGAttttgcagcagccagggctgtccctggatTCAGAGACCCCTGGTGAAATGAGGCAGCCCTGTGAAGGACAGGAAACAGAGCACTCCTTTCTCCTATATCCAGAGAAAATGAGCCCCatcaaaatacttaaataactagaaataaattattcccctttttcctaatcaaaacaaaaagcaaccatataaaaatcaaataaattaaaatcccCAGGACGAACTGTGACGAGAAGAGGGGGATCTGGACTTAGTGAGCAGTTTTGTACCTCGTGgtacaaagcaaacagaaaataaaatgtgaaaaccaCAGAGAGTGCCTGGaataataaagtaaaacatCCCAGCTGTCCACACTGAAGTGGTGCAGCCACCTCTCTGCTTGCACAGGAAGGATGTGCCACCTTCCCATACAAAACCAGCTCTGGATTAATGCAAAAATTCACAGTCCCAAAGACGAAGGCCGTACCAGGCAAGCAAAGAGCAGGTCCCTTCACAGCGGGATGCAGGGAGGTAACAGAGCAGAGTCCCAGGCTAACGAGGCAGGAATGCTCTTGCACATCTGTACCCTCACACCAGCAAAAAATCCCACCTGGCTCGAGAAGCAACGCCCTTTTCAGCTGAGGTACAGCACACCttgtttcccttctcccccagTAAAACAGCGAGGCTTAAGAAATGTGCCCTTATTAAGACAAAGTAATTAATTCTTATAATTCAAGTAAATTGCAGTAACTGCCTGCAGCTGTATCCAGAGGAAGCAGGGACTGTGCTTTGTAGGTCCCAGGatctgcccagcagctctggcagctccccTGCAGAGATGGATTTTATCTTCATATGGGTTTTTGCTGGAAGTCCTTTCCTGTGCAGCGACGCCTCCAGTGCCTGGTCTCATATTAAAATAGACCCAGTGGAAGAAGACCAAGCTAAAGCACCAGGGGGTTTTGCAAACCCTGGTTTAGGTGTTGTGCCTGGGAAGGGCCATCCCAGAAAGTGTTCCTAAACACACAGAACCTGCACTGGCAGGTCCTCTGTCCCTCCTCAGCCATCCAGAGGGCAGTTCCCAAAGGGgcactccaaaaaaaaaaaaaggctgggaaagcagcacttAGAGAGCCAGCACCtctgcagcaaaaagaaaaaaaaagattaaaaaatgagaTATTGGGTGGAGGGTTGAGAGAGGAAGCGACGTGCTGAGGTCTGGCTGCTGGTGTgaggagaggacacagcctgccccagcccctgaGATTTCCAGTTGCTGCAGTGTCCAGGGAAATCGTGGTGTAGCAGGGAGTGGAGCAGACAGAGGGAAGGGCAGAGTGGATTTCCACATCTTCACCATCTCAGTGTCCAGGAGAGGCTGCCCCGAGCTCGTGTCCTTCAGAGAGCCTGTCCCTCCAGGGTCCCCGTGAGCTTCTCTTCATccatctgcttctgctgctggtggatGCGGGCGTAGGAAATGGCATCTCCCCtgtggagagaagggagagcGTGGGGATGGCAGAGATATGGCCCAGCTGGGGCCTGGCTCTCCATGCCAAGGGATTCCAGGAGGGAAACCAGACTTGCTGGCCCTCTCCAATCCCCCAAAGCTGCTCTCTGTCCCAGAGCTGGGTCCATCCACccaacagctgcagaaagaggAGTGGGACCCTCAGGACAACCTGGTCTGGATTCCCAAAAGCTCAGAGCTTCAGCAACCCCCAGGACCTTCCCTCCCAGGGCTCTGAGATGAGGCAGATTTTCTCTGGCCACATTTACCCCTCAGCCCAGTTTGTgcaagaggaaagcagagactTAGAGAGGCAGATGGGGCAAGGCCTGGAGCTCcatctcccccttccctgccctccacGAGCAGCTGGACCTCTCTTACTTCTTTCCAAGGGCTGACAGGCCGTAGAGCACCCCGGTGGCGAAGGCGATGGCGTTGCCGAAGAGCGTGGTCAGCGTCAGGCTGAGCGTGACGGGGAACACGGCCATCCTGGAAGACAGGGGCAGCCCTCAGAGCCGGGCCCCGCTCCCCACGGGATGCAGGGATGTTCATTCCCCAGGATGTGTGCACCACCATCCCCCAGGAACATCCTCCTCACCCGCAGTAGAAAGCTGCTTTCTGCCAGGCCCGCAGCCTGTCGGCCCTCGCGGACACGGCGTTGGCGAACTCGATGAACTGGCAGCAGAAAGGGGCCTCACACAGGAACAGGATGAAGGCGTTGAGCCTCCAGAGAGAGCAAACCAGAGTTAATCCTGCTGGGTAGTCACCCAGAGTGAGGGTCAGCAatgccccccagccccacagagacCGGACACTCCATGCTCCATGCAGGTGAAGGAAATGGTGAGGCTGGACCCCACTATGCTCCCCCCTGCATCTTGATAATTTCCAAACTTCCAAGCCCTGCTGCCCCAGACTTATTTTGGACAAGGGTATCTCAGTATTTACCTAAAAATGCGTAAAGAAGTCATATAAATAGAATAACCTAACATTTCAACCTGCCTGATGGAGCAAGATCTGGCAATTCCCAGAGCATGACGGGCATTTCACTCCCATCCACTGCCCACGTAGGGCAGATCTGTCCCCTTCAGTGGGCTCTGGTTAACAAcacctccctcccagcaggaaaatgaaaagaaactctGCTCACATCATCCACACGCCGGCTGCAATGTTCAGGGGGTTGATGGTGACACAGTTCCAGAGACCAGCAAAGGCACaggctggaaagaaagaggCTTTCAATGACCACAAAGACCAACCCCATGTGCCCTTGGTCTGCACCTGTgggcactgcacagcagcacaggagggaggACAGAAAGGTCTGGTGGCCCAAAAGGAGCCTGGAATGCTGGGAAGAGCCCTCCTCTGGTATCCTTTTGCTCTGAGTGCTGTTCCAACAATTATTTCCCTTGTGTTGAACAGCATTTGCTTCCACATGGAGCCCAGGACGTGCACCTGGATTTTGTGTGCCAAGGAATTACTGCTTTGTCCCAAGGTGgacaggcagtgccagca includes these proteins:
- the CACFD1 gene encoding calcium channel flower homolog isoform X1; protein product: MWKQMLFNTREIIVGTALRAKGYQRRALPSIPGSFWATRPFCPPSCAAVQCPQVQTKGTWGWSLWSLKASFFPACAFAGLWNCVTINPLNIAAGVWMMLNAFILFLCEAPFCCQFIEFANAVSARADRLRAWQKAAFYCGMAVFPVTLSLTLTTLFGNAIAFATGVLYGLSALGKKGDAISYARIHQQQKQMDEEKLTGTLEGQAL
- the CACFD1 gene encoding calcium channel flower homolog isoform X2, with protein sequence MSSQDEQFPAAAPEPAAASAEEGMTWWYRWLCRIAGVIGGMSCAFAGLWNCVTINPLNIAAGVWMMLNAFILFLCEAPFCCQFIEFANAVSARADRLRAWQKAAFYCGMAVFPVTLSLTLTTLFGNAIAFATGVLYGLSALGKKGDAISYARIHQQQKQMDEEKLTGTLEGQAL
- the CACFD1 gene encoding calcium channel flower homolog isoform X3; protein product: MGVQSSSIFPTGCGCSWSLGAFPALLSRAELKVTWMEACAFAGLWNCVTINPLNIAAGVWMMLNAFILFLCEAPFCCQFIEFANAVSARADRLRAWQKAAFYCGMAVFPVTLSLTLTTLFGNAIAFATGVLYGLSALGKKGDAISYARIHQQQKQMDEEKLTGTLEGQAL